In Bacillota bacterium, the genomic window CCGCTGGTGCTCAGTTGTTTCTCGCACCAGCTGTGCGTGATCGGGTTGTAGGCGTATCCCCAGGCGTTGGCGTCGCTTGGGTTTTGAACAAAGTTTGATGAGAGAGCGACACCGTCCGAGCAGCCATGATAGGTGTTCCCCTGCCAGTAAATGGAACTAGTTTCGCCGTCGCAGGGGTCCGCCGCGTCCAGATAATGATTTTGAGAGCTGATGTTTTCGCACGGAGTGCCGCTTGCCGAACCCGAAGGCAAGAAGTCCACGTGAAGCGTATAGCTGCCGGTCACGCCCGTACTTGAAGGCTTCACATAGATGTAGTACGTATCCGGATCGACTACGAAGCGAGTGATCCGGAAATTGCCCGTCAGGCTGCTGTTGTATGCTATGGTATCGCAACCGCTGTCTTTCAACCAACCTGCTGTGGTCGTGGTGCTTACGGGGACCGTCGTGTACGCCGAGATCGTTCCCGACTCCGGAATCTCTACGAAGAAAGCGTCTTGATCGGTGCCCGTTTCAAATACCCCGCTGACGGTGCTGTTGACGTCCATCGCCGTCGCCGTGCCGCAACTGTTGCCGTGGTCGTCGGCGAAAGCGTTTGCTGCAGTGCCCAGGGAAAAAGTCAACCACAAAACAATAGCCAGTCCGAACTTTTTCATGGTAAAACCTTTCCTTTAATTTTTGTATTTTGACGTAGCGTTTGAGAGCGCTTAGTATTCCTTGAATAACTTCCGCGGCCGGTTCAAGCCGGTTTTTCGAATTGCGCTACCGTTTCAGCCCGGTCAGCGCGATGTTGTTATTGTCGCCGTTTACATTGCCGAAAGTAAGGTCGCTTGCTATGGCTGGTTCGGTCGGTGTGTCCGAGCCGGTAGGCGCTTTGAATATTTTCAGCAGGTGCTTGCCGGCGAGGTGCTGTTCGATGACCGCGATCTCGTCCACGCCGTCGTCGTCGATGTCAACCCCGGCGAGAAGGATCCGGTTTTTGTCCGTGTTCGCGTTGCCGAAGCTAAGGTCGCCGGCGATGAACGGCTCAACCTGTACCCCGGTTGTTGTCGGGGCTCTGAATATCTTAAGCTGCTGGCCGCCGCCGAGTTTCTGCTGAATCACGGCGATTTCGTCGATCCCGTCGCCGTCGATATCCACCCCCGCCAGCGCTGTTTTTCTGCTGTCCTGATAAACGTTCCCGAAGGTCGTGTCGCTGGCTATCGGAGGCTCGGTCGGCGTGTCCGGCCCCGCAGGCGCCCGGAATATTTTCAGCAACTGCTTCCCGGCGAGGTTTTGTTCGATGACCGCGATCTCGTCGATGCCGTCGCCGTCGATATCCACCCCGGCAAGGGCAGTCCGGTTTTTGTCCGTGGTAGCGTTGCCGAAGGTGAGATCGCTTGCTGTCGCCGGTTCGATGTTGACGGCGAGTCCCGACGGCGCGTTGAAAATTTTAAGCTGCTGGCCGCCGCCCTGCTTTTGCTCGATGACCGCCACCTCGTCGATCCCGTCGCCGTTGATGTCCACCGCGGCGGCGGCAATTCTTCTGTTATTTTCGTTTGCGTTGCCGAAAATCACGTCGCTGGCGATCGGCGGCTCGATTTCCGCATCTGAAGTCGCAGGGGGATTAAAAAGCTGGAGCCTCTGCTTGCCGTCGGGCTTTTGCCTGAGTACGCCGATAACGTCCGATGATACGGGTTGTCCCACCGTAACGTGGATGTAGCCCTGTTTCAATTCTTCATGGGAGCCGCCGGCGCCGCCGGCCATCAGCAGCACGTCGTAATCGCCGGGTTCTTGGTAGGTATGTGTCGGGTTTTGCTCGGTACTGTAGTTGACGTCGTAGTCGTCTCCGTCTCCGAACCACCATACCCATACGTCACTACCGGTCGACTGGTTGGTGAATTGAACGGTCAAGGGCGCGTCACCGCTTGTAGGACCGGCGCTGAACTGAGCTACCACGGGCTCGTAGGCGTAAACGTAACGCGTTACCGTATCCGATCCGTCGGGGCCGTAAACAGTTAAGGTTACGGTATAGACGCCGGGGTTGTTGTAGATATATGAAGGATTCTGTTCAGAGCTTGTACCGCCGTCGCCGAAAGTCCACGACCGCGAAGTGATACCGCCGGCGGAATTATCGGTGAACTGAACGGTCAAGGGCGCACCGCCGCAACAGGGATTGGTAGAAAAATCCGCCGCCGGCAGGTGAACGTAAATGTATCCCGGGAGGGTCTTGCTATGCGAACCGTAAGCGTTGTAAACGACCAGCGTGACGGTGTAACTGCCGGCGTTCTGATAAACGTGTGAGGGATTTTTCAGGGTACTTTTGGTACCGTCCCCAAAATACCACAAACGCGACGTGACGGTCCCGGTAGACTGATCGGTGAAGTTCACCGTCAAAGGCGGGGCGCCTCTGATGGGAGTGGCGGTGTAGTCCGCCACCGGAGGCAGCCCAAGGTTGACATAGTTTGTCTTGGTCAGTTTATCTGTTCCACCCGGCCCGGTTGCGGTCAGACTTACCGTGAAGCTGCCGAGAGAGGTATAGGTGTGTGCGGGATTCTTTTGTATGCTTGTCCCGCCGTCCCCGAAAGTCCAGAACCATTGGGCGCTGTCTGTGGAGTTATTGGTGAAGTATACCGTCAGCGGAACGGTGCCGCTGGTGGTTCCGGCCGTAAACCGCGCATCCGGCGCCGGTGAATAAACGCGGACACAACAGACCTTGTTTAATATGTTCGTACCGTAAGGACCTTTTGCGGTGAGCTTGACCGTGTAGTCGCCGGCATTGTTGTAGGTATGCGAGGGGTTCCGCGAGGTGCTGGTGTAGCCGTCCCCGAAGTCCCACGACCATGAATCGACATCGCCGGTTGACTGGTCGGTAAAGGTGACGGTCAACGGTTTTGTGCCGGTCGCAGGACTGGCGGAGAACTGAGCTTTCGGCGGTCCGGCGATGTGGATGGTTTTCGTACGCGTGAACGTTTTGGAACCGGATACCGTCAGCTTGACGGTGTAATC contains:
- a CDS encoding PKD domain-containing protein; protein product: MKRLWLSCLFSLFLCFTFACSAFAADPLYYTLSVTRSGTGGGTVTSDPAGIDCGGDCCYQFVEGTMVKLVATPDSNSVFRGWTGCDSASGNTCTVSMTRNEYVTATFVADSDGDGVADDEDNCPSVANAGQANKDGDGAGDACDECPNDRYKTEPGACGCGISDADTDGDGEPNCSDQCPTDPAKTEPGLCGCGVTDADSDDDGIPNCSDPYPTNPAKPDHGNTCGTATPIELNSATNGVFESGTDVDYFSVEIYEPGTLSAYTTVEYSSTTTAGYLRDEDCDLITWDSNSLGNFYIIKDLENPGTYYIGVKHSTEGTGSYTLHVNFWPAGYVNTTPCTDIRVSGNYLYATDPCDGQEHSIQWKGIGKGNAYAGCRNGIAITEECSPGLWCAPSDSDSYAYAYDAVNHIWREAELSTGGNLSASWGDNGTVVVKLFNGDYRLFKFDPGFKQCWLGCLYGWNSIDVTSSHELSHATCGEMELFTYYLGAELYTYDFVDHKWHGMQILSGVSLKNYWWGDGVFVAEATNGVVYAWAYDPFKHNFVALSPYVTTNGVYELTCCEGGFMGSYKLSGGDSEYLYRYWYNALPTGQGYWSGGSWGTAYGDSAFVDCRFVPVPTPAADFTTVEKTDGLIPHCVQFLSKTFGGAYSIEWDFGDGSYSYDANPLHKYDEPGDYTVKLTVSGSKTFTRTKTIHIAGPPKAQFSASPATGTKPLTVTFTDQSTGDVDSWSWDFGDGYTSTSRNPSHTYNNAGDYTVKLTAKGPYGTNILNKVCCVRVYSPAPDARFTAGTTSGTVPLTVYFTNNSTDSAQWFWTFGDGGTSIQKNPAHTYTSLGSFTVSLTATGPGGTDKLTKTNYVNLGLPPVADYTATPIRGAPPLTVNFTDQSTGTVTSRLWYFGDGTKSTLKNPSHVYQNAGSYTVTLVVYNAYGSHSKTLPGYIYVHLPAADFSTNPCCGGAPLTVQFTDNSAGGITSRSWTFGDGGTSSEQNPSYIYNNPGVYTVTLTVYGPDGSDTVTRYVYAYEPVVAQFSAGPTSGDAPLTVQFTNQSTGSDVWVWWFGDGDDYDVNYSTEQNPTHTYQEPGDYDVLLMAGGAGGSHEELKQGYIHVTVGQPVSSDVIGVLRQKPDGKQRLQLFNPPATSDAEIEPPIASDVIFGNANENNRRIAAAAVDINGDGIDEVAVIEQKQGGGQQLKIFNAPSGLAVNIEPATASDLTFGNATTDKNRTALAGVDIDGDGIDEIAVIEQNLAGKQLLKIFRAPAGPDTPTEPPIASDTTFGNVYQDSRKTALAGVDIDGDGIDEIAVIQQKLGGGQQLKIFRAPTTTGVQVEPFIAGDLSFGNANTDKNRILLAGVDIDDDGVDEIAVIEQHLAGKHLLKIFKAPTGSDTPTEPAIASDLTFGNVNGDNNNIALTGLKR